The following are encoded together in the Pan troglodytes isolate AG18354 chromosome 6, NHGRI_mPanTro3-v2.0_pri, whole genome shotgun sequence genome:
- the LOC134810480 gene encoding adhesive plaque matrix protein-like, translating to MLPSLLTITTYHHYPSLPTITTITTITTYHRYHHTYHHYHHHYLPSLLSLPSLPTIATIITTYHHYHPHLPSLPSSLPTITTITTIPTYHHYHHYLPSLPSLPTITTIITTYHHYHPYHPYLPSLPSSLSTITTITTIPTYHHYHPHLPSLPSPSTITTITTIPTYHHYHHHYLPSLPSLPTIATIITTYHHYHPYLPLLPSSLPIITTITTIPTYHHYHHYHPYLPSLPSSLPTITTIPTYHHYHHYHPYLPSLPSLPTITTIPTYHRYHHYLPTLPLLPTITTIIPTYHHYYHYHPYLPSLLSLPSLPTITTHHYLPSLPSLPTITTITTYYHYHHHYLPSLPSLPTITTHPYLLSLPSLPTITTIPTYHHYHPHLPSLPSLPSLPTITTIPTYHHYHHYHPYLPSLPSLPTITTIITTYHHYYHYHPYLPSLPITTYHHYLPSLPSLPTITTIITTYHHYYHYHPYLLSLPSLPTITTITTYYHYHHYLPSLSLLPTITNITTITTYCYYHHYYPHYGGSCL from the coding sequence ATGCTACCATCGCTACTTACTATCACTACCTACCATCACTACCCATCACTACCTACCATCACTACTATCACAACCATCACTACCTACCATCGCTACCATCATAcctaccatcactaccatcatcactACCTACCATCACTACTATCACTACCATCCCTACCTACCATCGCTACCATCATCACTAcctaccatcactaccatccccacctaccatcactaccatcatcactACCTACCATCACTACTATCACTACCATCCCTAcctaccatcactaccatcactacctaccatcactaccatccctacctaccatcactaccatcatcactacctaccatcactaccatcccTACCATCCCTACCTACCATCGctaccatcatcactatctaccatcactaccatcactaccatccccacctaccatcactaccatccccatctaccatcactaccatccccatctaccatcactaccatcactaccatccctacctaccatcactaccatcatcactacctaccatcactaccatcccTACCTACCATTGCTACCATCATCACTAcctaccatcactaccatcccTACCTACCATTGCTACCATCATCACTACctatcatcactaccatcactaccatccccacctaccatcactaccatcactaccatccctacctaccatcactaccatcatcactacctaccatcactaccatccctacctaccatcactaccatcactaccatccctacctaccatcactaccatccctacctaccatcactaccatcccTACCTACCATCGCTACCATCACTACCTACCAACACTACCATTACTAcctaccatcactaccatcatccCTACCTACCATCACTACTATCACTACCATCCCTACCTACCATCACTACTATCACTACCATCCCTACCTACCATCACTACCCATCACTAcctaccatcactaccatcactacCTACCATCACTACCATTACTACCTACTATCACTACCATCATCACTAcctaccatcactaccatcccTACCTACCATCACTACCCATCCCTACCTACTATCACTACCATCCCTACCTACTATCACTACCATCCCTAcctaccatcactaccatccccacctaccatcactaccatcactaccatccctacctaccatcactaccatccccacctaccatcactaccatcactaccatccctacctaccatcactaccatccctacctaccatcactaccatcatcactACCTACCATCACTACTATCACTACCATCCCTACCTACCATCACTACCCATCACTACCTACCATCACTAcctaccatcactaccatccctacctaccatcactaccatcatcactACCTACCATCACTACTATCACTACCATCCCTACCTACTATCACTACCATCCCTAcctaccatcactaccatcactacCTACTATCACTACCATCATTACCTACCATCACTATCATTACTACCTACCATCACTAACATCACTACCATCACTACCTACTGTTACTACCACCACTACTACCCTCactacggtggctcatgcctgtaa